A DNA window from Candidatus Nanopelagicales bacterium contains the following coding sequences:
- the rsrA gene encoding mycothiol system anti-sigma-R factor encodes MACEDDPDCLETLQHLDEFIDAEMSPELFAQLQHHLETCPPCLEQYSEYQDLRWRIASSCGCRTAPNELRERIMTSITEVRVTAGFTTLTVRRTEIRAD; translated from the coding sequence ATGGCCTGCGAAGACGACCCCGATTGCCTGGAGACGCTGCAGCATCTCGACGAGTTCATCGATGCCGAGATGAGCCCCGAACTCTTCGCGCAACTGCAGCATCACTTGGAGACCTGCCCACCGTGCTTGGAGCAGTACTCCGAGTACCAGGATCTGCGCTGGCGCATCGCCAGTTCCTGCGGCTGTCGCACCGCGCCGAATGAACTTCGTGAACGCATCATGACCAGCATCACCGAAGTGCGGGTGACGGCGGGATTCACGACTCTGACCGTGCGCCGCACGGAGATCCGCGCGGACTGA
- a CDS encoding sigma-70 family RNA polymerase sigma factor, translating into MATTLMAGTDAPVPKEYVRSPHLVPFPGPAIRTDHPVGFAVMDTQPAQESEAERKARFERDALPYLDQLYGGALRMTRNPADAEDLLQETFVKAYSAFHQYKDGTNIKAWLWRILTNTYINSYRKKQRQPTQASGDLEDWQMVQAGVQPTEGLRPADVEAMLRLPDPTIAEAVRALPDDFRTAVLYADVDGLSYKEIAEKMGTPVGTVMSRLHRGRKLLREMLGDYAREQGLVPSGTEVD; encoded by the coding sequence ATGGCGACGACACTGATGGCGGGAACGGACGCGCCGGTTCCCAAGGAATATGTGCGCTCTCCGCACCTGGTGCCATTCCCCGGCCCGGCGATCCGAACCGATCACCCCGTAGGCTTTGCCGTGATGGACACCCAGCCCGCCCAGGAATCCGAGGCCGAACGCAAGGCTCGCTTCGAGCGCGACGCCCTGCCCTATCTCGACCAGTTGTACGGCGGCGCCCTGCGAATGACCCGCAACCCAGCGGATGCGGAGGACCTCCTGCAGGAGACGTTCGTCAAGGCCTACTCCGCGTTCCATCAATACAAGGACGGCACCAACATCAAGGCCTGGTTGTGGCGCATCCTGACCAACACCTACATCAACAGTTACCGCAAGAAACAGCGCCAACCCACGCAAGCCAGTGGCGACTTGGAGGACTGGCAGATGGTGCAGGCGGGCGTGCAACCGACCGAGGGCCTGCGCCCGGCGGATGTGGAGGCCATGCTGCGTCTTCCCGACCCCACGATCGCCGAAGCGGTGCGCGCTCTTCCCGATGACTTCCGCACGGCGGTCTTGTACGCCGATGTCGACGGCCTGAGCTACAAGGAGATCGCCGAGAAGATGGGCACTCCGGTCGGAACCGTCATGTCCCGGCTGCACCGGGGCCGCAAGCTCCTGCGCGAAATGCTCGGTGACTACGCACGCGAACAGGGTCTGGTACCCAGCGGGACGGAGGTGGACTGA
- a CDS encoding hotdog domain-containing protein, whose translation MSDIQVGDSATLEFVVGPEDTAVALGSGDVDVLATPRGIAWVEAATCAAVAERLEPGETTVGVRVVVDHVKPSRVDDTVVVTAVVALTERRRCVFDVALVNLDGSTALFGVIDRMVVDKAEFGG comes from the coding sequence ATGAGTGACATTCAGGTGGGGGATTCGGCCACCCTCGAGTTCGTGGTGGGGCCCGAGGACACCGCCGTGGCGCTGGGAAGTGGCGACGTCGATGTGCTCGCCACCCCACGAGGGATCGCGTGGGTCGAGGCAGCCACTTGCGCCGCCGTAGCCGAGCGACTCGAACCTGGCGAGACCACCGTGGGAGTCCGGGTGGTTGTCGACCACGTCAAGCCCTCACGGGTGGACGACACTGTTGTTGTCACGGCAGTCGTCGCGCTGACCGAGCGGCGCAGATGCGTATTCGACGTCGCACTCGTGAATCTCGATGGATCGACCGCCCTGTTCGGTGTCATCGACCGCATGGTCGTGGACAAGGCCGAGTTCGGGGGATGA
- a CDS encoding alpha/beta family hydrolase — translation MPTADRIEDIETTVGLARTHQFAVRRGVPRATLALGHGAGGGIDAWDLQRLAHDLPRIGVDVFLVEQPWRVSGKKVGPSADQADAAFREVVTDIKRSGDALRRLVIGGRSTGARIACRTAGALGADAVLCLAFPLHRPGRPSPTRIDELVAASHHCPVTVVQGDRDTFGTPLEIADELAEHNAAALVVSAPWADHSFAIPKKATVTRDEVGLVLFETARRVLLNRSGGRGMLL, via the coding sequence ATGCCCACCGCCGACCGCATCGAGGACATCGAGACAACCGTGGGGCTGGCCCGTACGCACCAGTTTGCCGTGCGCCGGGGGGTCCCGCGGGCCACGCTGGCACTCGGGCACGGGGCCGGCGGCGGCATCGACGCATGGGATCTGCAGCGACTGGCCCACGATCTGCCGCGCATCGGAGTCGACGTGTTCCTGGTCGAACAACCATGGCGCGTGTCCGGCAAGAAGGTCGGCCCCTCCGCCGACCAGGCAGATGCGGCTTTCCGCGAAGTCGTCACCGACATCAAGCGCTCCGGAGATGCCCTGCGCCGCCTCGTCATCGGCGGTCGCAGCACGGGCGCACGCATCGCCTGTCGGACAGCGGGCGCCTTGGGCGCGGACGCCGTCTTGTGTCTCGCGTTTCCCCTGCATCGACCCGGGCGTCCCAGCCCCACCCGCATCGATGAGCTGGTCGCCGCCAGCCACCACTGTCCCGTGACCGTCGTTCAGGGCGATCGCGACACCTTCGGCACGCCACTGGAGATCGCCGACGAGCTCGCGGAACACAATGCGGCCGCTCTGGTCGTCTCGGCCCCGTGGGCAGACCACTCTTTCGCCATCCCGAAGAAGGCGACGGTCACACGTGACGAAGTCGGGCTCGTGTTGTTCGAGACTGCACGCCGGGTACTGCTGAACCGCTCCGGCGGGCGCGGAATGCTGCTGTGA
- a CDS encoding biotin/lipoyl-containing protein: MATAPADPTQEIANRSSLTPHRLVIALVGVCLLVGAAVLWALFGRAPETVTGRGIILPEGGYAELGTSVIGIVDRVLVAPGDEVQTGQTLVTVRTAEGTDPVSSPQDGLVIDVLARPGRSTEGGEPLLTMDPEGGAQQAKGFLPSATQELVETGMRALVSPSNVPRAQYGYIEGKVIATSPAPANRGRLLTLLGDNVALTDYFLAQGPVGEVTVQLTIADTPSGYLWTVGDGPDKPVNAGLLADVTVVIDEPAVIERIVP, from the coding sequence ATGGCGACCGCCCCGGCAGATCCGACCCAGGAGATCGCCAACCGCAGTTCGCTGACTCCTCACCGGCTCGTGATAGCACTCGTCGGCGTCTGCCTGCTCGTCGGCGCCGCGGTGCTGTGGGCGTTGTTCGGGCGGGCGCCCGAGACCGTCACGGGGCGCGGCATCATCCTGCCCGAAGGCGGCTACGCGGAGCTGGGCACGAGCGTCATCGGCATCGTCGACCGGGTCCTGGTGGCACCCGGCGACGAGGTGCAGACCGGGCAGACCCTGGTGACGGTTCGCACCGCCGAGGGCACAGACCCGGTCAGTTCTCCGCAGGACGGCCTCGTCATCGATGTCCTCGCGCGACCGGGTCGATCCACCGAGGGCGGGGAACCGCTGCTGACCATGGACCCCGAAGGGGGTGCACAGCAGGCGAAGGGCTTTCTCCCGTCGGCCACCCAAGAACTCGTCGAGACCGGCATGCGCGCTCTGGTGTCACCCTCGAACGTGCCGCGCGCACAGTACGGATACATCGAGGGCAAGGTCATCGCCACATCACCCGCCCCGGCCAATCGGGGTCGGCTGCTGACCCTGTTGGGGGACAACGTCGCTCTGACCGACTACTTCCTGGCCCAGGGACCAGTCGGAGAGGTCACGGTGCAGCTGACCATCGCCGACACCCCCAGCGGCTACCTGTGGACTGTGGGAGACGGTCCAGACAAGCCGGTGAATGCCGGGCTGCTGGCAGACGTGACCGTGGTGATCGACGAACCGGCCGTGATCGAGCGGATCGTGCCGTGA
- a CDS encoding class I SAM-dependent methyltransferase translates to MERALTVAESTPSHLVGLDLREQQQMEFLTSLQSLYQDLDLPFAPGEGRFFLDNTWFTYGDAVGYALMLRHDPPSRVIEVGSGFSSALALDVAERFLEPQPRFTFIDPDPSRLADLARPADLTDRVVIDEVQNVPVARFAELNSGDILFIDSSHVLKAGSDVQFLFDQVFPVLAAGVRVHIHDVFYPFEYPSSWLRSGTALNEAYAVRALLLGGSRFQVLLFNSYLVRFHREWFERHMPLFLGGDYPTGGIWLRVQEPGSGPAHTG, encoded by the coding sequence GTGGAACGCGCATTGACCGTCGCGGAGTCGACACCATCTCATCTGGTCGGGCTCGATCTCCGGGAACAGCAGCAGATGGAGTTCCTGACCTCACTCCAGTCGTTGTACCAAGACCTGGACCTCCCGTTCGCCCCAGGCGAGGGCCGGTTCTTCCTGGACAACACCTGGTTCACGTATGGGGATGCTGTGGGTTACGCACTCATGCTGCGACACGACCCACCGAGCCGGGTGATCGAGGTCGGCTCGGGATTCAGTTCGGCGCTGGCCCTCGATGTGGCCGAGCGGTTCCTCGAGCCCCAACCTCGTTTCACATTCATCGATCCGGACCCAAGTCGGTTGGCGGACCTGGCCCGACCGGCGGACCTCACCGATCGCGTGGTCATCGACGAGGTGCAGAACGTTCCGGTGGCCCGGTTCGCCGAGTTGAACTCCGGCGACATCCTGTTCATCGACAGCAGTCACGTTCTGAAAGCCGGATCAGATGTCCAGTTCCTGTTCGATCAGGTGTTCCCGGTTCTGGCTGCGGGCGTGCGTGTCCATATCCATGACGTCTTCTACCCGTTCGAGTACCCCAGCAGTTGGCTCAGATCCGGAACCGCCCTGAACGAGGCCTACGCCGTGCGTGCGTTGCTGCTCGGCGGCAGTCGGTTCCAGGTACTGCTGTTCAACTCCTATCTCGTGCGGTTCCACCGCGAGTGGTTCGAGCGCCACATGCCCCTGTTCCTAGGTGGCGATTACCCCACGGGCGGCATCTGGCTGCGGGTGCAGGAACCCGGCAGCGGGCCCGCGCACACCGGCTAG
- a CDS encoding PilT/PilU family type 4a pilus ATPase encodes MKVPSETPDVTTPAPEMAARWQQQPRSGPQSVMPYLRALIDSGGSDLHCKVGSPPRIRVDGRLRRLDAPVLTASDTEHMVHEVLRSDLVDSFETTNEADFAYAMERVGRFRVNAFRQRGTAGLVFRSVAIGATPLSDLALPDVVAPLALEPRGLVLVTGPTGCGKTTTLAGMVDHINVNREVHVVTIEDPIEVIHEDKIAMINQREVHVDTGSFANAMRAAMRQDPDVIMVGEMRDIETVRAAISAAETGHFVMSTLHTVDSEETVTRIIDFFPPHEQRQVRLSLAGALRGILCQRLVPKADGTGRAAAMEVCINTGRVADAVSDPDKTSMIGQLVAEGGYYGMQTFDQHLTKLFADGVVSLDAALASSSNPHDLIVELRRLGLVQ; translated from the coding sequence ATGAAGGTTCCTTCCGAAACCCCTGACGTGACAACTCCTGCCCCGGAGATGGCGGCGCGCTGGCAACAGCAACCTCGCAGCGGACCACAGTCGGTGATGCCCTATCTGCGCGCCCTGATTGACTCGGGGGGGTCCGACTTGCATTGCAAGGTGGGCTCACCCCCCAGGATTCGCGTCGATGGTCGGCTGCGCCGACTCGATGCGCCGGTGCTCACCGCCAGCGACACCGAACACATGGTGCACGAAGTGCTCCGCAGCGATCTCGTCGACTCCTTCGAGACCACCAACGAAGCCGACTTCGCCTACGCCATGGAACGGGTCGGTCGGTTCCGCGTGAACGCATTCCGACAGCGCGGAACCGCCGGACTGGTGTTCCGTTCAGTGGCGATCGGAGCCACACCACTGTCCGATTTGGCCCTGCCCGACGTAGTGGCACCGTTGGCGCTCGAACCGCGCGGACTGGTGTTGGTCACAGGACCCACCGGGTGCGGCAAGACGACCACGCTCGCCGGCATGGTCGATCACATCAACGTCAACCGTGAGGTTCACGTCGTCACCATCGAGGACCCGATCGAGGTGATCCACGAGGACAAGATCGCGATGATCAATCAGCGTGAAGTCCACGTGGACACAGGTAGTTTCGCCAACGCCATGCGCGCAGCCATGCGCCAGGACCCCGACGTCATCATGGTCGGTGAGATGCGGGACATCGAGACGGTGCGGGCTGCCATCTCGGCTGCTGAGACGGGTCACTTCGTCATGTCGACCTTGCATACGGTGGACTCCGAGGAGACAGTGACGCGCATCATCGACTTCTTTCCTCCCCACGAGCAGCGCCAGGTCCGCCTGAGTCTCGCCGGGGCCCTGCGGGGAATCCTGTGTCAGCGACTGGTGCCCAAGGCGGATGGAACCGGGCGCGCGGCAGCGATGGAGGTCTGCATCAACACCGGTCGGGTCGCCGACGCGGTGAGCGATCCTGACAAGACATCCATGATCGGGCAGCTGGTCGCCGAGGGCGGCTACTACGGAATGCAGACCTTCGACCAGCATCTGACGAAGTTGTTCGCCGACGGAGTCGTCAGCCTCGATGCTGCCCTGGCATCGTCCAGCAACCCCCACGACCTCATCGTGGAGTTGCGTCGACTCGGCCTCGTTCAGTAA
- a CDS encoding acetolactate synthase: MTDNTPESTLSGHGGTHVVAAAAAHGQDVMWTLSGAHVFPVYDAAVGGADAVAATAGDTRRAEREGPMRLIDVRHEATAAFAAEATGKLTRTPGLAVVTAGPGVTNTVSAITGAWFNGSPMVVLGGRSPAGRWGTGALQELDHPPLVDSVTKAAFTVSEPAQVGSEIDRAFRVAGTPHRGPVFVDVPMDVLFSHGESTPPRGVPDAAAEPDSAAVQHVAELLASAQRPVLVLGGDVWAGGAEVIAREVVEELGLPVIANGMGRGILPRGHDCLVTRARSAAFASADLVVVVGAPLDFRLGYGRFGGAGDAPPALVVHIADSASHIAAHVDLAAQVAGDLGAILHGIGAAYGRHETTDHRGWTRELLERHRAAVAADAPDLASSADPIHPARVYGELIPRLADDAVVIGDGGDFVSFAGRYIEPMRPGRWLDPGPYGCLGTGLGYAMAARVAHPGSQIVLLLGDGAAGFSLMDIDTLVRHDLPVVMVVGNNKSWALEKHPMKFLYGYDVIADLLPTRYDEVASALGGAGETVSDPGDIGPALDRAFASGVPYLVNVLTDTDIAYPRSTTGV; this comes from the coding sequence ATGACCGACAACACCCCGGAATCGACCCTTTCAGGGCACGGCGGCACTCATGTCGTCGCGGCTGCCGCTGCTCACGGGCAGGACGTCATGTGGACGCTGTCCGGTGCGCACGTCTTTCCCGTGTATGACGCCGCCGTAGGCGGGGCCGACGCCGTGGCTGCGACTGCGGGTGACACCCGGCGCGCCGAACGTGAGGGGCCGATGCGCCTCATCGACGTCCGTCACGAGGCCACCGCCGCTTTCGCGGCGGAGGCAACCGGCAAGTTGACCCGGACCCCTGGCCTCGCGGTCGTCACGGCGGGCCCTGGAGTCACCAACACCGTGAGCGCCATCACCGGGGCCTGGTTCAACGGATCGCCCATGGTGGTTCTGGGCGGCCGCTCTCCGGCAGGACGGTGGGGTACGGGGGCTTTGCAGGAACTCGATCATCCGCCGCTGGTGGACAGTGTCACCAAAGCGGCGTTCACCGTCTCGGAACCGGCGCAGGTCGGCAGCGAAATCGACCGCGCCTTCCGGGTGGCCGGCACCCCGCACCGCGGACCCGTGTTCGTCGATGTTCCGATGGACGTGCTGTTCTCGCACGGGGAGTCGACTCCTCCGCGGGGTGTTCCTGATGCCGCGGCCGAACCCGACTCCGCGGCTGTCCAGCACGTGGCCGAGTTGCTCGCCAGCGCACAGCGGCCGGTGCTGGTGCTGGGCGGGGATGTCTGGGCCGGCGGCGCCGAGGTGATCGCCCGCGAGGTCGTCGAGGAACTGGGTCTGCCGGTGATCGCCAACGGTATGGGGCGCGGGATCCTGCCGCGCGGGCACGACTGCCTGGTGACGCGGGCGCGCTCCGCGGCATTCGCGTCCGCAGACCTTGTCGTCGTGGTGGGGGCACCCCTGGACTTCCGGCTCGGATACGGGCGCTTCGGCGGCGCCGGCGATGCACCACCGGCCCTGGTCGTGCATATCGCTGACTCCGCGTCCCACATCGCGGCGCATGTGGATCTGGCAGCACAGGTGGCGGGGGATCTCGGGGCGATCCTGCACGGCATCGGCGCAGCTTACGGGAGGCATGAGACCACCGATCACCGCGGCTGGACCCGGGAATTACTCGAGCGCCACCGTGCCGCGGTGGCGGCGGACGCGCCGGACCTCGCCAGCAGCGCCGACCCCATCCATCCGGCCCGTGTGTATGGGGAACTCATCCCCCGTTTGGCGGACGACGCAGTGGTGATCGGCGACGGCGGCGATTTCGTATCCTTCGCCGGTCGTTACATCGAACCAATGCGGCCGGGCCGCTGGCTGGACCCAGGTCCGTACGGTTGCCTCGGCACTGGACTGGGCTACGCCATGGCGGCGCGGGTCGCACATCCGGGCAGCCAGATCGTGTTGCTGCTCGGCGACGGCGCAGCGGGCTTCTCGCTGATGGACATCGACACCCTCGTGCGTCATGACCTGCCGGTGGTGATGGTCGTGGGCAACAACAAGTCGTGGGCGCTGGAGAAGCACCCGATGAAGTTCCTCTACGGGTACGACGTCATCGCCGACCTGCTCCCGACCCGCTACGACGAGGTCGCGAGTGCGCTGGGCGGCGCCGGTGAGACGGTCAGCGATCCCGGAGACATCGGCCCGGCGCTCGACCGTGCGTTCGCATCAGGAGTGCCCTACCTGGTGAATGTGCTCACGGACACCGATATCGCTTATCCGCGCAGCACGACAGGCGTGTGA
- a CDS encoding serine hydrolase: protein MESSIDREHLTRELLSGFAGAPGRSVHLRVRTPTETAEFGVHADVPRPAASLLKLPLAMAAESAGLAEPGRRIPVGRIGVGDSALLNILTADTAFTVTELIGITIGLSDNDCARWLLGEVGIAAVRDAVAAAGCDATTVATESGRIPLVGMTTARDSVRLIERATDTGRYPVTAHALRHNIHASRVPLGVEEQDITIAHKGGTLTGVAHDAAVLDCDRGQVIVAFLSDAQHDTLVTGYEMGLCTRGVLQTWGLSVRRTSGLT from the coding sequence GTGGAGTCGTCGATCGACCGGGAGCACCTCACCCGCGAACTACTGTCCGGTTTCGCTGGGGCTCCGGGACGTTCGGTCCACCTGCGAGTCCGGACACCCACTGAGACCGCCGAGTTCGGTGTCCATGCAGATGTACCGCGACCCGCAGCGAGTCTGCTCAAGTTGCCGCTGGCGATGGCCGCCGAGTCCGCCGGGCTCGCGGAACCCGGGCGGCGGATCCCGGTCGGGCGTATCGGTGTAGGCGACAGTGCGCTGCTGAACATCCTCACCGCGGACACGGCGTTCACAGTCACCGAGTTGATCGGCATCACGATCGGACTGAGCGATAACGACTGCGCGCGCTGGCTTCTGGGCGAGGTGGGCATCGCCGCGGTTCGCGATGCCGTCGCTGCGGCGGGCTGTGACGCCACAACTGTGGCGACCGAGTCCGGGCGCATCCCACTGGTGGGGATGACCACGGCGCGCGACAGCGTCAGGCTCATCGAGCGGGCCACCGACACCGGCAGGTACCCCGTCACCGCGCATGCGCTGCGTCACAACATCCACGCCTCAAGAGTGCCGCTCGGAGTCGAGGAGCAGGACATCACGATCGCCCACAAGGGTGGGACATTGACCGGCGTCGCCCATGATGCCGCGGTCCTCGACTGCGATCGGGGGCAAGTGATCGTGGCTTTCCTCAGCGACGCCCAGCACGACACCCTGGTCACGGGCTACGAGATGGGCTTGTGCACCCGCGGAGTTCTGCAGACCTGGGGCCTGTCGGTGCGGCGCACCAGTGGACTGACATGA
- a CDS encoding SDR family oxidoreductase — protein sequence MSRTVIITGGASGIGAGLARALARRGDTLVLADIDVSGAEALADTLSRTTQASVIGAELDVRDAAAVRQLVDDTVARTGRLDVMFNNAGIGVGGESLELDVAHWDRVIDVNLRGVVHGVTAALPHMVRQGDGHIVNTASLAGLVPAPFLAPYSATKHAVVGMTLSLRVEFADRGVRFSALCPGFTDTPILDKEMPDDLPPVTIRQPVREMAQALPGGVYELDKLVVDILRGLDHNDPLIVAPATARAAWRSFRTSPAMVLRVITKQLRGQAAKAGGPPT from the coding sequence GTGTCGCGCACCGTCATCATCACCGGGGGCGCCTCCGGCATCGGCGCCGGCCTGGCCCGGGCGCTGGCCCGGCGTGGGGACACTCTCGTGCTCGCCGACATCGACGTGTCCGGGGCCGAGGCACTCGCCGACACTCTCAGCCGGACCACACAAGCGTCGGTCATCGGCGCCGAACTGGACGTCCGCGACGCAGCCGCGGTCCGACAGTTGGTGGACGACACAGTCGCGCGCACCGGCCGCCTGGACGTCATGTTCAACAACGCCGGCATCGGTGTCGGCGGCGAATCCCTGGAGTTGGATGTCGCGCATTGGGACCGCGTCATCGACGTGAATCTGCGCGGAGTCGTGCACGGCGTGACAGCGGCCCTGCCACACATGGTCCGTCAAGGCGACGGTCACATCGTGAACACGGCGTCATTGGCCGGCCTCGTGCCCGCGCCCTTCCTCGCCCCATACTCGGCCACCAAACATGCCGTAGTCGGGATGACGTTGTCGCTGCGCGTGGAGTTCGCCGATCGCGGTGTTCGCTTCTCGGCGCTGTGTCCGGGATTCACGGACACTCCGATCCTGGACAAGGAGATGCCCGACGATCTGCCCCCAGTGACGATCAGGCAACCAGTCCGCGAGATGGCCCAGGCGCTGCCTGGCGGTGTCTACGAACTGGACAAGTTGGTGGTGGACATCCTGCGCGGCCTCGACCACAACGATCCGCTGATCGTCGCGCCGGCGACAGCCCGTGCCGCGTGGCGATCGTTCCGGACTTCACCGGCCATGGTGTTGCGGGTAATCACCAAGCAGCTCCGCGGCCAGGCGGCCAAGGCAGGCGGCCCCCCCACGTAG
- a CDS encoding ElyC/SanA/YdcF family protein: protein MSGTSRGCAIPISSSGPRRHRTCSAAHKVDRMILSGGAPEVAEMRAELERRGHSPDVLIDDVQGLNTEASVRNALPYGPFTLVGEEYHMPRALLLARRNGADAIAFVVRYQTSHLRVLRRCLKYRRIPARERDWIARVKDFVTG, encoded by the coding sequence GTGAGTGGAACGTCACGGGGGTGCGCAATCCCCATTTCGTCGTCCGGACCCAGGCGGCATCGGACGTGTTCGGCGGCCCACAAGGTGGACCGGATGATTCTGTCTGGAGGTGCTCCGGAGGTCGCGGAGATGCGGGCGGAGTTGGAGCGGCGCGGGCATTCCCCTGATGTGTTGATCGACGACGTCCAGGGGTTGAACACGGAGGCATCCGTGCGTAACGCCTTGCCCTACGGCCCCTTCACGCTGGTGGGGGAGGAGTACCACATGCCGCGGGCTTTGCTGCTGGCGCGGCGCAACGGGGCCGATGCCATCGCGTTCGTGGTGCGGTACCAGACCTCGCACTTGCGCGTGCTACGTCGTTGTCTGAAGTACCGCAGGATTCCCGCGCGGGAGCGGGATTGGATCGCACGGGTGAAGGACTTCGTCACCGGGTAG
- a CDS encoding SDR family oxidoreductase — MAHLLLTGATGMVGREILARAVTGGRYSDVSCLVRPSDTQSAQERLDQLCRRMGVPTGVRAIAGDVREPGLGVPARNLTGVTHVIHSAASVSFDLPIAQARAINVTGTANLLAACRRLPALERIDAISTCYVAGRRSGLVFEADLQRPVAGFHNTYEQTKFESEELLRAAMSDLPIAVHRPSIVVGDSRTGATGAWKVLYWPLKVIARGWLPVVPFDPDCTLDIVPVDFVADAVLGLAADAHTLGGTFHLAAGPDRDTTTGELFGHVFRLLERRPPMLVPPALFRATIRPALMLAPSPRLRRTLATGLVYRPYLELRLQFDTSGADRHLAPLGIDCPPVTNYIDTVVRTAIESDFGNRDGH; from the coding sequence GTGGCTCACCTGCTGCTCACCGGCGCCACGGGCATGGTCGGTCGAGAGATTCTCGCACGCGCCGTCACCGGCGGCCGGTACTCCGACGTCTCGTGCCTGGTCCGCCCCAGCGACACCCAGTCCGCGCAGGAGCGACTCGACCAACTGTGCCGCCGCATGGGCGTTCCCACCGGAGTGCGCGCGATCGCCGGCGACGTCCGAGAACCCGGTCTGGGCGTACCCGCCCGGAACCTGACGGGTGTCACCCACGTGATCCACAGCGCCGCGTCGGTGTCCTTCGACCTCCCCATCGCGCAGGCCCGCGCCATCAATGTCACCGGCACCGCCAACCTCCTGGCCGCGTGTCGTCGGCTCCCGGCGCTGGAACGCATCGACGCGATCTCCACCTGCTACGTCGCTGGACGTCGCTCCGGACTCGTGTTCGAGGCGGACCTCCAGCGCCCGGTGGCCGGTTTTCACAACACCTACGAACAGACCAAGTTCGAGTCCGAGGAACTGCTGCGCGCCGCCATGTCCGATCTGCCCATCGCAGTGCACCGGCCGTCGATCGTCGTCGGGGACTCGCGCACCGGCGCGACGGGGGCGTGGAAGGTCCTGTACTGGCCGCTGAAGGTCATCGCCCGGGGATGGCTGCCGGTAGTGCCGTTCGATCCTGACTGCACGCTGGACATCGTTCCGGTGGACTTCGTCGCGGATGCGGTACTGGGGCTGGCGGCAGATGCTCACACCCTGGGGGGAACATTTCACCTGGCCGCGGGGCCCGACCGCGACACCACCACGGGGGAGTTGTTCGGACACGTGTTCCGACTCCTCGAGCGGCGCCCGCCGATGCTCGTCCCTCCCGCCCTTTTCCGAGCGACCATCCGACCTGCCCTGATGTTGGCGCCGTCGCCACGATTGCGACGCACGCTGGCCACCGGCCTCGTCTACCGCCCGTACCTGGAACTGCGGTTGCAGTTCGACACGTCGGGGGCGGACCGGCACCTGGCGCCGCTGGGGATCGATTGCCCGCCCGTGACGAACTACATCGACACTGTCGTGCGCACCGCCATCGAATCGGATTTCGGCAACCGCGACGGACACTGA